The Verrucomicrobiia bacterium genome contains the following window.
GTCGTGAAACCGCCCATCTTGAGAATCGAAAGCATGCACTGGGTCGTGAGATAAATGTCCGTTGGAAATTGATCCGTGTCCCAGCCGAGCAAAGCGTCGCCGGTGTTGGCATCAATCGAACCAAGCGCGCCGGCGGCCGCGGCCACTTCCATTTCGTGTTGCATCGAGTGGCCGGCCAGCGTGGCATGATTGGTTTCAAGGTTGAGTTTAAGATGATCAATCAAATCATACTCGCGCAAAAAGTTCAGGCACGCCGCGGCATCGGAATCGTATTGATGCTTGGTCGGTTCTTTCGGCTTCGGCTCGATGTAAAATTGCCCCTTGAAACCGATTTTCTTTTTATAATCCACAGCCATGTGGAGAAAACGCGCGAGATGATCCAGTTCGCGCTTCACGTTTGTGTTCCACAAAGTCGAATAGCCTTCGCGTCCGCCCCAAAACGTAAAACCTTCCCCGCCGAGTTCGTGGGTCACTTCGAGCGCCTTCTTCACTTGCGCGCCGGCAAACGCAAACACATCCGCGTTGCAACTCGTCGCCGCGCCGTGCGCGTAACGCGGATGCGCAAACAAACACGCCGTGCCCCAAAGCAGTTTGATGCCCGTGCGCTTCTGCTCCTGCT
Protein-coding sequences here:
- the xylA gene encoding xylose isomerase, producing the protein ARVAFEFIEKLGAPYYAFHDRDVAPEGATLKQSNKNLDAIVKVFKQEQKRTGIKLLWGTACLFAHPRYAHGAATSCNADVFAFAGAQVKKALEVTHELGGEGFTFWGGREGYSTLWNTNVKRELDHLARFLHMAVDYKKKIGFKGQFYIEPKPKEPTKHQYDSDAAACLNFLREYDLIDHLKLNLETNHATLAGHSMQHEMEVAAAAGALGSIDANTGDALLGWDTDQFPTDIYLTTQCMLSILKMGGFTTGGVNFDAKVRRESFEPVDLFYAHIGGMDAFARGLKIAAAIRKDERMAEFVKKRYSSYDSGIGAKIEAGKTNFTELEAYMLKKGEAAANESGRQEFLENLINEFI